One genomic window of Leptospira paudalimensis includes the following:
- a CDS encoding LIC13212 family protein yields MMLRFSILLCYFLGMTAVFAEKPASATLKERESQKQIDLQRKNGFGDNEIDTLHASIIENLRKMKKLQELGVDKTAAQYLAQTPQEHKELYKKDKDGKPYLEIKLPQGQSYIDFPTVFLYDGIAYIYPKEDFSDLDKIILAFRRVNADGTIHVKEMRRLINPSPRSESPEKDEKGEAKLDTNSDIRLEYFRSLTSDTIWPNDPVQTSEADIAMVLNDEKDPLPYDKQKHIMMSYKKMLRKISKQTAFKLRSIELDQKQMITKILDYNTN; encoded by the coding sequence ATGATGCTACGATTTTCCATTCTTCTCTGTTACTTTTTAGGAATGACTGCAGTTTTTGCAGAAAAACCAGCTTCCGCCACTTTAAAGGAAAGGGAGTCCCAAAAACAAATCGACCTACAAAGGAAAAATGGGTTTGGAGACAACGAAATTGATACCCTACATGCGAGTATCATTGAAAACCTTCGTAAGATGAAAAAATTACAGGAGTTAGGTGTCGATAAAACGGCAGCACAATACTTAGCACAAACTCCGCAGGAACACAAAGAATTATATAAAAAAGATAAAGATGGAAAACCGTATTTGGAAATCAAACTTCCACAAGGGCAATCCTACATCGATTTTCCTACTGTTTTTTTATATGATGGAATTGCATATATTTATCCCAAAGAGGATTTTAGCGACTTAGACAAAATCATTTTAGCATTCCGTAGAGTGAATGCAGATGGAACCATCCATGTCAAAGAAATGCGTCGCCTCATTAACCCATCTCCAAGATCAGAAAGTCCTGAGAAAGATGAAAAGGGAGAAGCAAAATTGGATACCAACTCTGATATTCGATTGGAGTACTTTCGATCTTTAACTTCTGATACCATCTGGCCAAATGATCCTGTACAAACTTCAGAAGCTGACATTGCAATGGTGTTAAATGACGAAAAAGATCCACTTCCTTATGACAAACAAAAACACATTATGATGTCTTACAAAAAGATGTTACGTAAAATATCAAAACAAACTGCTTTTAAATTACGTAGTATTGAATTGGATCAAAAACAAATGATCACAAAAATTTTGGATTATAACACGAACTAA
- a CDS encoding MFS transporter codes for MSQDKNPEAKKKKNREIFGWCMFDFANSSYTTVIISVVYCEIFTRLVVPAEVGSDNPFRIGNTLWAWALAASYLFVVATGPIFGAITDYSSKKKLFLFLSYVGCVVATFLLYYVEPGMIWLGMVLVAFSNFFFASGENFASSFLPFLGSKEDLGKISGYAWGIGYFGGIGSVALATTLGDYTLDNFDNLKLVGPYTAIFFLIAAIPTFLFLKEPHLPLGVSHKVNYFKIGKDRVIQTLKDATHFKDLMIYLVSLFFTMAALAIVISFAFIYGSQEIHIEAEHKQAMFIFIQISAAIGALAFGVIQDSIGAKKTFNLTLVLWLVTCGLIYYVHDLTTFANGVLGKNWTVQWVFVFISSLAGMGLGSTQSASRALVGIFSPESKSGEFFGMWGLSGKIAAALGLFLFGYIQTLVSLRNAFLVVAFFYFLSLLINLFVNEERGVEAANRFQEKT; via the coding sequence ATGTCCCAAGACAAAAACCCGGAAGCCAAAAAGAAAAAAAACCGTGAAATTTTCGGATGGTGTATGTTTGATTTTGCGAACTCATCCTATACCACAGTCATCATCAGTGTCGTTTATTGTGAAATTTTCACAAGACTCGTCGTACCGGCAGAAGTGGGATCGGACAATCCGTTCCGTATCGGGAATACTCTCTGGGCATGGGCACTGGCAGCATCCTATTTATTTGTAGTTGCAACAGGTCCCATTTTTGGTGCCATCACAGACTATAGTTCTAAGAAAAAATTATTCCTTTTCCTAAGTTACGTTGGTTGTGTTGTCGCAACCTTTTTACTCTATTATGTCGAACCAGGAATGATTTGGCTCGGAATGGTGCTTGTCGCTTTCTCCAATTTTTTCTTTGCTTCAGGCGAAAACTTTGCATCCAGTTTTTTACCCTTCCTTGGATCCAAAGAGGATCTAGGAAAAATATCTGGATACGCATGGGGGATTGGTTACTTCGGTGGGATTGGATCCGTTGCACTTGCTACCACACTTGGTGATTATACCTTAGATAATTTCGATAACCTAAAGTTAGTGGGTCCTTACACTGCAATTTTTTTCTTAATCGCAGCGATTCCTACATTTTTATTCTTAAAAGAACCACATCTCCCACTTGGAGTATCACATAAGGTAAATTATTTTAAAATTGGGAAAGACCGAGTGATCCAAACTTTAAAGGATGCAACTCACTTCAAAGATTTGATGATCTATCTTGTTTCCTTATTTTTTACAATGGCGGCACTTGCGATTGTCATTTCGTTTGCTTTCATTTATGGGTCTCAAGAAATTCATATTGAAGCAGAACACAAACAAGCAATGTTTATCTTCATCCAAATTTCTGCTGCAATTGGTGCACTTGCGTTTGGTGTGATCCAAGATAGTATAGGTGCTAAAAAAACCTTCAACCTTACTCTTGTTTTGTGGCTTGTGACTTGCGGATTAATTTATTACGTTCATGACCTTACAACATTTGCGAATGGTGTCCTTGGTAAAAATTGGACAGTTCAGTGGGTGTTTGTTTTTATTTCTTCTCTTGCGGGAATGGGGCTTGGATCCACACAATCTGCTTCAAGGGCACTTGTTGGTATCTTTAGTCCAGAATCAAAATCAGGAGAGTTTTTTGGGATGTGGGGACTTTCCGGTAAAATTGCGGCTGCTTTAGGACTCTTTTTGTTCGGTTATATCCAAACTTTGGTGAGTTTACGAAATGCCTTTCTCGTTGTTGCTTTCTTTTACTTTTTATCACTTCTCATTAACTTATTTGTAAATGAAGAAAGAGGAGTTGAGGCGGCCAACCGTTTCCAAGAAAAAACATGA
- a CDS encoding (2Fe-2S)-binding protein, whose protein sequence is MRPKRVCLCRMVTEEDLVRAIHAGAVTMEQIRETTRASTGCGTCSMQVYHILQRELQNLSRRKIS, encoded by the coding sequence ATGAGACCAAAACGGGTCTGTTTATGTCGAATGGTGACGGAAGAAGATTTAGTCCGTGCCATCCATGCGGGTGCCGTAACCATGGAACAAATTAGAGAAACAACAAGAGCCTCTACCGGCTGCGGGACCTGTTCAATGCAGGTCTACCACATCCTCCAGCGCGAATTGCAGAATCTCTCTCGGAGGAAAATTTCATGA
- a CDS encoding RibD family protein — protein MKLSINMAMTLDGKVVRPDGRWYGLTSSEDKTQMDVYRSQSDAVLIGKNSIINDNPIVKIRAVPNALNPRPVILVRKGTLPPDKHVFEESDHIPLIICTKSNLKEIKTSLENKAEIFALDSDDIDPKKVTGILKRKGYKNVLLEGGPKLNFSFLEADLVDRIYITVVPYIIGKTGLAGIADRTSELPGFDKQNWTLKQHFAKGNEIFLVYEKT, from the coding sequence ATGAAATTATCGATTAATATGGCAATGACCTTGGATGGAAAGGTTGTTCGCCCCGATGGCCGTTGGTATGGCCTCACTTCTTCGGAAGACAAAACCCAAATGGACGTTTACCGCTCTCAATCCGATGCAGTCCTCATTGGAAAAAACTCCATCATCAATGACAACCCCATCGTTAAAATCCGTGCAGTTCCCAATGCCTTAAACCCACGGCCTGTCATCCTTGTCCGAAAAGGAACCCTTCCTCCTGACAAACATGTCTTTGAGGAATCCGACCACATCCCACTCATCATCTGTACAAAATCCAATTTAAAAGAAATCAAAACCAGTTTAGAGAACAAAGCTGAGATCTTTGCTTTGGATTCCGATGACATTGACCCGAAAAAAGTGACAGGGATCCTCAAACGAAAAGGATACAAAAATGTCCTGCTCGAAGGTGGCCCTAAACTCAATTTTTCCTTTTTGGAAGCGGATCTTGTGGACCGCATTTATATCACAGTTGTGCCTTACATCATTGGAAAAACAGGCCTTGCAGGGATTGCCGATCGGACTTCCGAACTTCCAGGTTTTGACAAACAGAATTGGACCTTAAAACAACATTTTGCCAAAGGAAACGAGATCTTTCTCGTGTACGAAAAAACTTAG
- a CDS encoding DoxX family protein, translated as MFYKLLATNKDITLTILRVTLGLVIFPHGAQKVLGSFGGYGFEGTMGFFGSLGIPYIFGVLAIVAEFFGAIGLILGLFTRLAAFGIASTMVVAAVLVHLPNGFFVNNNGYGYEYHILAVGLAIPLIIKGAGSFSLDDVIAHKIEG; from the coding sequence ATGTTTTACAAATTGCTCGCTACTAACAAAGACATCACTCTCACGATCCTTCGTGTGACACTCGGTCTCGTCATTTTCCCACACGGAGCTCAAAAAGTTCTCGGATCTTTCGGTGGATACGGATTCGAAGGAACGATGGGATTTTTTGGAAGTTTAGGGATCCCTTACATTTTTGGAGTTCTTGCCATCGTTGCAGAATTTTTTGGCGCGATTGGACTCATCCTTGGACTTTTCACTCGCCTCGCAGCGTTTGGAATTGCATCCACTATGGTTGTAGCAGCAGTGCTCGTACACTTACCAAATGGTTTTTTTGTAAACAATAATGGTTACGGTTATGAATACCATATCCTTGCAGTGGGTCTTGCGATTCCATTAATCATCAAAGGAGCTGGATCGTTCTCTTTAGATGATGTCATTGCACACAAAATTGAAGGATAA
- the lpxD gene encoding UDP-3-O-(3-hydroxymyristoyl)glucosamine N-acyltransferase → MTQINLTTLQTLLPEAKFLNSETLSAVNFTGLTSLTLAGPTDISFVASKTFVNEAKASKASLLVVSSETADSLSDKAIVVVPKVELATAKIIRLFFPEKQPSGKRSSNVAIDPTAKVGSNTDIGHFVTIGKDSVIGNDCIIEDGVKIGDRVQIGDGARIGKNCVFFDDTIVGKRFIVFGNSSFGGDGFGFVFAEGKHNKIPQVGRVVIGDDVEVGSNCTIDRGALADTTIGNGCKFDNMVHIAHNCKVGDHVIIAGQSGLAGSVTLGNHVIIGGACAISDHITLVEGTIIAGGSSLRTSPKTKDVYVGWDLGLTFPEFQKYRVNIKNIVNLNKWLKRIENIEKKVGIEAKES, encoded by the coding sequence ATGACTCAAATCAATCTAACTACACTCCAAACACTTCTTCCAGAAGCAAAATTTTTAAATTCCGAAACCCTCTCTGCTGTTAACTTCACTGGCCTCACATCGTTGACACTTGCAGGGCCAACTGATATCTCCTTTGTTGCTTCTAAAACCTTTGTCAATGAAGCAAAAGCATCAAAAGCATCTTTACTTGTTGTATCATCTGAAACTGCAGACTCTCTTAGTGATAAAGCCATTGTCGTTGTTCCGAAAGTGGAACTCGCAACTGCAAAGATCATTCGGTTATTTTTTCCAGAAAAACAACCTTCGGGAAAACGAAGTTCAAATGTTGCCATTGATCCTACTGCGAAGGTAGGATCGAATACAGACATCGGACATTTTGTAACCATTGGAAAAGACAGTGTGATCGGAAACGACTGCATCATTGAAGACGGTGTCAAAATTGGAGATCGTGTTCAAATTGGTGATGGTGCAAGGATTGGAAAAAACTGTGTCTTCTTTGATGATACCATTGTTGGAAAACGATTCATTGTCTTTGGAAATTCTAGTTTTGGCGGGGACGGATTTGGTTTCGTTTTTGCAGAAGGAAAACACAATAAAATTCCACAAGTGGGACGTGTGGTCATTGGTGATGATGTAGAAGTCGGAAGTAATTGTACCATTGATAGAGGTGCACTAGCTGATACTACGATTGGAAACGGATGTAAGTTTGATAATATGGTTCACATTGCTCACAACTGTAAGGTGGGAGACCATGTAATCATCGCTGGCCAATCAGGTCTTGCTGGTAGTGTCACTTTAGGGAACCATGTAATCATTGGTGGCGCTTGTGCCATTAGTGACCACATAACTCTTGTTGAAGGAACCATCATCGCTGGTGGATCAAGTTTACGAACTTCTCCAAAAACAAAAGATGTATATGTGGGTTGGGATTTAGGACTTACATTCCCAGAGTTCCAAAAATACCGCGTGAATATCAAAAACATTGTGAACCTAAACAAATGGCTCAAACGAATCGAGAACATTGAAAAAAAAGTGGGAATCGAAGCAAAAGAATCTTAA
- a CDS encoding LIC_13241 domain-containing protein translates to MNSIDLNDLPILKEFSIIAYKWLSEQYPNSDHKENFDPSSELVFPIRWKTNIETGVFEWVVSDMGSITLRLGGMEGNRRNPAPIFYLSLLKKEGVGFQWADPDGNFVSFPDPSILNDIKSRVLLYLDSVS, encoded by the coding sequence ATGAACTCAATTGACTTAAACGATTTACCGATTTTAAAAGAATTTTCGATCATCGCCTATAAGTGGTTATCTGAGCAATATCCAAATTCGGATCACAAAGAAAATTTTGATCCTAGTTCTGAACTTGTTTTCCCAATTCGATGGAAAACCAACATTGAAACTGGGGTCTTTGAATGGGTAGTCTCTGATATGGGATCCATTACACTCAGGTTAGGTGGAATGGAGGGCAATCGTCGTAACCCAGCACCCATCTTTTATTTGAGCCTTCTGAAAAAAGAGGGAGTGGGATTCCAATGGGCCGATCCCGACGGGAATTTTGTATCGTTCCCTGATCCGTCTATTTTAAATGATATCAAATCTCGAGTGTTATTGTACTTAGATTCTGTATCTTAA
- the mazG gene encoding nucleoside triphosphate pyrophosphohydrolase, producing MNPPNFDSPIQNLLKLTSDLRSPEGCPWDKEQTHLSVIPHLLEETYEVVDTIERGDDTHLREELGDLLFQITFHSQLAMERGAFSFDDVANDVFQKLVYRHPHVYGNKQGIGSGEEVLTQWDQLKQKEKEQKGIDSADTSILAGIPKALPAIQRSEKIQSKVTKHGFDWPTVSGVFQKFQEEIGELDVELQKQGSLHSKKLKHDPHIEDELGDLFFLLVNLSRKLSIDPETCLRRANEKFESRFRTLEGLVEQNGKTVKDHTLEELDRFWDQAKLRLKEEKTK from the coding sequence GTGAACCCTCCCAATTTTGATTCACCGATCCAAAACCTACTCAAACTTACGAGTGACCTTCGTAGCCCTGAAGGTTGTCCTTGGGACAAAGAACAAACCCATTTGTCTGTTATCCCTCATTTACTAGAAGAAACCTATGAAGTGGTTGATACCATTGAACGTGGTGATGATACCCATTTACGAGAGGAATTAGGAGACTTACTTTTCCAAATCACCTTCCACAGCCAACTGGCAATGGAACGAGGGGCATTTTCATTTGATGATGTTGCAAATGATGTCTTTCAAAAATTGGTGTACCGCCACCCTCATGTGTATGGAAACAAACAAGGAATTGGTTCGGGTGAAGAAGTTCTCACCCAATGGGACCAATTAAAACAAAAAGAAAAAGAGCAAAAAGGAATCGATAGTGCGGATACAAGTATCCTTGCAGGAATTCCGAAAGCACTCCCTGCCATCCAACGATCCGAAAAAATCCAATCTAAAGTCACCAAACATGGATTTGATTGGCCAACAGTATCAGGAGTGTTTCAAAAATTCCAAGAAGAAATTGGTGAATTAGATGTGGAACTCCAAAAACAAGGTTCTCTCCATTCTAAGAAATTAAAACATGATCCACACATTGAAGACGAGTTAGGCGACCTTTTCTTTTTACTAGTGAACTTATCTCGAAAACTCTCCATTGATCCAGAAACTTGCCTTCGCCGTGCCAATGAAAAATTTGAGTCTAGGTTTCGTACTTTGGAAGGACTTGTCGAACAAAATGGAAAAACTGTAAAGGACCATACATTAGAGGAACTGGATCGGTTTTGGGACCAAGCTAAATTGCGATTAAAAGAAGAAAAAACTAAATAG
- a CDS encoding DUF6580 family putative transport protein: protein MFQSRVSVAILMVIATVLSRILPHPPNFTPVLAVSLFSGAYLTDRKLALVVPILAMFVSDLYLGFHDLMPVVYGFMVLSVLFGKQIKTSVSKAFGYTLIGSVVFFVVTNFAVWATSGMYSLNVSGLRECFVMAIPFFQNSILGDFAYSGILFGAMALLNRTVFQTAKQTA, encoded by the coding sequence ATGTTCCAATCTCGAGTTTCTGTTGCCATCCTGATGGTGATTGCCACTGTCCTAAGTCGTATTTTACCGCACCCTCCCAATTTTACGCCTGTTTTGGCTGTTTCTCTTTTTTCTGGTGCTTATTTGACTGACAGAAAGTTAGCCCTAGTGGTTCCCATCCTTGCGATGTTTGTTTCTGATTTATACCTTGGATTCCACGACCTAATGCCAGTTGTTTACGGTTTTATGGTTCTCTCTGTTCTGTTTGGAAAACAAATCAAAACTTCCGTTTCAAAAGCATTTGGTTACACTTTGATTGGTTCCGTTGTTTTCTTTGTTGTGACAAACTTTGCTGTTTGGGCAACAAGTGGGATGTATAGTTTGAATGTATCTGGTCTCAGAGAATGTTTTGTGATGGCGATCCCATTTTTTCAAAACTCAATTTTAGGTGATTTCGCGTATTCTGGAATTCTTTTCGGAGCAATGGCTCTTCTCAATCGAACAGTTTTCCAAACAGCAAAACAAACAGCCTAG
- a CDS encoding alpha-L-glutamate ligase-like protein encodes MISIFKKFESAGILGINRRIGEFILPNNPREFYPLVDDKWKTAELTRQFHVPMPKHYGVIDTFGGIQKTKDLVKDHPGFVVKPANGGMGNGILVITSSETSEHGKILYQKSDGKFLQEKELNHHISGILSGLYSLDGNSDTCILQERLECHPFFQEISFRGIPDIRVIVYLGYPVMAMLRLPTKESGGRANLHQGALGVGVNLSNGTLTHSVCNDKLIEIHPDTKQTLSGRIIPHWISILEMSSRCYDLSGLGYLGVDIVLDETRGPLLLEMNARPGLGIQIANRMGLVGRLKLVDRIRNSADGPKERVHRILDEMN; translated from the coding sequence GTGATTTCCATTTTCAAAAAATTTGAATCAGCAGGAATTCTTGGAATCAATCGAAGGATCGGCGAATTCATTTTACCAAACAATCCACGTGAGTTTTATCCACTCGTTGACGACAAATGGAAAACTGCAGAACTCACGAGGCAGTTTCACGTTCCCATGCCGAAACATTATGGTGTCATTGATACCTTTGGTGGAATCCAAAAGACAAAAGACTTAGTCAAAGACCATCCTGGATTCGTGGTCAAACCAGCAAATGGTGGGATGGGAAATGGCATTTTAGTCATCACTTCGTCTGAAACATCGGAACACGGGAAAATTTTATACCAGAAATCAGATGGAAAGTTTTTACAAGAAAAGGAATTAAACCATCATATCTCTGGAATTTTATCTGGATTGTATTCCCTTGATGGAAATTCAGATACATGTATTTTACAAGAACGTTTGGAATGCCATCCATTTTTCCAAGAGATTTCATTTCGTGGGATTCCTGATATACGAGTCATTGTATATTTAGGTTATCCTGTTATGGCAATGTTACGTTTGCCAACAAAGGAATCAGGTGGTAGAGCAAACTTACACCAGGGTGCATTGGGTGTTGGAGTAAATTTATCAAATGGTACTCTTACACATTCAGTTTGTAACGACAAACTCATTGAAATCCATCCTGACACAAAACAGACATTAAGCGGTCGTATCATTCCTCATTGGATTTCAATCTTAGAGATGTCTTCGCGGTGTTATGATCTGTCTGGTCTTGGGTATTTGGGTGTAGACATTGTTCTCGATGAAACAAGGGGTCCTTTATTGTTAGAAATGAATGCACGACCTGGGCTTGGGATACAAATTGCAAACCGAATGGGTCTTGTTGGGAGATTAAAATTAGTGGATAGGATTCGAAATTCGGCGGATGGACCAAAGGAACGAGTCCACCGAATCTTGGATGAAATGAACTAG